One Elephas maximus indicus isolate mEleMax1 chromosome X, mEleMax1 primary haplotype, whole genome shotgun sequence DNA segment encodes these proteins:
- the LOC126068616 gene encoding ferritin heavy chain-like — translation MATAPSSQVRQNYHQECEAAVNRQINLELYASYVYLSMAFHFDRDDVALKNFAAYFLRQSHEEREHAERLLRLQNQRGGRIQLRDIRKPDLDDWGSGLNAMQCAFDLEQSVNQSLLDLHRLATDKGDAQLCDFLESHFLQEQVKAIKELGDNVTTLRKLGAPGAGLAEYFFDKFTLGDKEN, via the coding sequence ATGGCGACCGCGCCGTCCTCGCAAGTGCGTCAGAACTACCACCAGGAGTGCGAGGCCGCCGTCAACCGGCAGATCAACCTGGAGCTCTACGCGTCCTACGTCTACCTCTCCATGGCCTTCCACTTCGACCGCGACGACGTGGCCCTGAAGAACTTCGCCGCCTACTTCCTGCGCCAGTCGCACGAGGAGCGCGAGCACGCGGAGAGGCTGCTGAGGCTGCAGAACCAGCGCGGGGGCCGCATCCAGCTCCGCGACATCAGGAAGCCCGACCTGGACGACTGGGGCAGCGGCCTCAACGCCATGCAGTGCGCCTTCGACCTGGAGCAGAGCGTCAACCAGAGCCTCCTGGATCTGCACCGGCTGGCCACCGACAAGGGCGACGCGCAGCTGTGTGACTTCCTGGAGAGTCACTTTCTGCAAGAGCAGGTGAAGGCCATCAAGGAGCTGGGCGACAACGTGACCACCCTGCGCAAGCTGGGGGCCCCGGGCGCCGGCCTGGCCGAGTACTTCTTCGACAAGTTCACCCTGGGCGACAAGGAGAACTGA